A DNA window from Neobacillus niacini contains the following coding sequences:
- a CDS encoding phage tail tube protein: protein MAGEKLAGVDVIVKTGTPATAVGGQSGATLNRTLNLIETTDKTSGGWVTKVGGTKEWSVEMEAFMIVGDSAFTALNTAWANREEVDVEMAIGSILFKGKALISDFPIEAPLDDAVTFSITLEGTGALTESAVI, encoded by the coding sequence ATGGCTGGAGAAAAATTAGCTGGCGTTGACGTAATAGTTAAAACTGGTACACCTGCAACTGCTGTCGGTGGACAATCAGGGGCTACACTAAATAGAACACTTAACCTTATCGAAACTACTGATAAAACAAGTGGTGGCTGGGTAACTAAGGTCGGTGGAACAAAAGAATGGTCTGTAGAAATGGAAGCATTTATGATCGTTGGAGATTCAGCGTTCACAGCTTTAAATACTGCATGGGCTAATCGTGAAGAAGTTGACGTAGAAATGGCTATCGGTTCTATTCTATTCAAAGGTAAAGCACTAATCAGTGACTTCCCTATTGAAGCACCACTTGACGACGCTGTAACTTTCAGTATCACATTAGAAGGCACAGGGGCTTTAACTGAATCTGCTGTAATCTAA
- a CDS encoding minor capsid protein, with the protein MVSTIEIVRFLRTEFPELNIFPTEYPLNSPVNSNIVELQANTEAKAGVFPMIVQIKVRDEHPSKAEATSFVFRNLLENKTNFNIGSVQVIMVKSQNPIPLAMGKDINGKYLYSNNFRFMINEGE; encoded by the coding sequence ATGGTATCAACTATTGAGATTGTAAGGTTCTTACGAACTGAGTTTCCTGAACTAAATATCTTTCCTACTGAGTACCCACTTAACTCACCTGTCAATTCTAACATAGTAGAGTTACAAGCTAACACTGAGGCTAAGGCTGGTGTGTTCCCTATGATAGTTCAAATCAAAGTTAGGGATGAACACCCTAGTAAAGCTGAGGCTACTAGTTTCGTATTTAGAAATCTATTAGAAAATAAAACTAACTTTAATATAGGTAGCGTACAGGTGATTATGGTTAAGTCTCAAAACCCTATTCCTTTGGCTATGGGTAAGGACATTAACGGTAAGTATCTGTATAGCAATAACTTTAGATTTATGATAAACGAGGGGGAATAA
- a CDS encoding distal tail protein Dit: protein MAIKFQNVTLPSYVKVTDIKYSILPSIDHKTEKIYGRAGTYDFGIELGERKIEVEIMLLGIDEHDVIKKARDFATYLFHKDLQPLILLDEPDKMYMARVSGETNIQELFSTGTATIVFICPSPYAESLTEKTVDWSPVDYTPITITNNGSAETYPVVDMTIKSDTTSIAILNAEKFVKVGSEDVVDKSKVAIDPLVLNDLMDTYTGWSLHNVVDGGVVAGALSSDGIAIKQTNGDYGTGTQWHGGSGIKTLTSALTDFQVTGRVQLSAGSLKQVGRVELYLLDTNNVVIGKVAMVDNASDGNYTKAEARAGSLASGHYFTNSYGSKKGIFADFNGIIQMSRIGQQWFAYFAKVDAYGKHHTKLSSSWFDSRNDFSTKQLAKVQIHIAGYGTHEPVSAMKFLDLKVYNKSDNVNYDTQIPIVFKAGDIVTIDNQKAIVLKNGQPIFTELDPSSDFFALERGANGLLVSPPVADVSIRYKERWL, encoded by the coding sequence ATGGCAATTAAATTTCAAAATGTAACTTTACCTAGTTATGTAAAAGTAACTGATATTAAATACTCTATATTACCGTCAATAGATCATAAGACAGAAAAGATTTATGGACGTGCTGGTACTTATGACTTTGGTATTGAACTAGGTGAAAGAAAGATAGAAGTCGAGATTATGTTATTAGGTATTGATGAACATGACGTAATCAAAAAGGCTAGGGATTTTGCTACTTACCTTTTCCATAAAGACTTACAACCTTTAATTCTATTAGATGAACCTGACAAGATGTACATGGCAAGGGTATCAGGGGAAACAAACATTCAAGAATTATTTAGTACTGGTACTGCAACTATAGTGTTTATCTGTCCTTCACCTTATGCTGAAAGTTTAACTGAAAAGACTGTTGACTGGTCGCCTGTTGACTATACACCTATCACTATCACTAACAATGGTTCGGCTGAAACTTACCCTGTAGTTGATATGACAATTAAGAGTGACACTACTTCTATTGCCATTCTTAACGCTGAGAAGTTTGTCAAGGTAGGTAGTGAGGACGTGGTTGATAAATCAAAGGTTGCTATTGACCCACTTGTACTAAATGATCTAATGGATACTTATACTGGTTGGTCACTTCATAATGTGGTTGACGGTGGGGTTGTGGCTGGTGCTTTAAGTTCTGACGGTATAGCCATTAAACAAACTAACGGTGATTACGGTACGGGTACTCAATGGCATGGAGGAAGTGGAATTAAAACACTTACAAGTGCCTTAACTGACTTTCAGGTAACTGGACGTGTTCAACTATCGGCTGGTTCTTTAAAACAGGTAGGACGAGTTGAGTTGTACCTTTTAGATACTAATAACGTAGTCATTGGTAAGGTCGCTATGGTGGACAATGCTAGTGACGGTAACTATACAAAGGCTGAGGCTAGGGCTGGTTCTTTAGCAAGTGGACATTATTTTACTAATAGCTATGGTAGCAAGAAAGGTATCTTTGCTGACTTTAACGGTATTATTCAAATGTCTAGGATTGGTCAACAGTGGTTTGCTTACTTTGCTAAGGTTGACGCTTACGGTAAGCACCATACTAAATTATCTTCCTCATGGTTTGATAGTAGGAATGACTTCTCAACTAAGCAATTAGCAAAAGTTCAGATTCATATTGCTGGTTATGGTACGCATGAACCTGTATCTGCTATGAAGTTCTTAGACCTAAAAGTATACAACAAGTCAGACAATGTTAACTATGATACACAAATTCCTATTGTGTTTAAGGCTGGTGACATTGTAACAATCGACAACCAAAAAGCAATCGTCTTAAAGAATGGTCAACCTATCTTTACTGAACTTGACCCTTCAAGTGACTTCTTTGCATTGGAAAGAGGTGCTAACGGTTTAC